The genomic segment GTACAAGTAGAGAAAAATGGAAAAACGAAAGAAGTTGAAGAAAATCGTTTTCCAGGTTATGTCTTGGTAGAAATGGTGATGACAGATGAAGCGTGGTTTGTCGTACGGAATACACCAAACGTAACCGGTTTTGTCGGTTCACACGGAAATCGCTCTAAACCAACTCCGCTTTTGGAAGAAGAAATCCGTCAAATTTTGATTTCAATGGGACAAACCGTTCAAGAATTCGATATTCATGTGAAAGTTGGCGATACTGTGCGTATCATTGATGGAGCTTTTGCAGATTATACAGGTAAAATCACCGAAATTGACAACAACAAAGTTAAAATGATTATCTCTATGTTTGGCAATGACACGGTTGCAGAAGTAAATCTGAATCAAATTGCAGAGCTATAATTCCTTGAAAAACATAAAAAGGGTTGGGAAAAATTTCCAGCTCTTTTTATATGCTATTTTAGCTTACTTACAAGTTTTGATATTCTCGCTAAGAGCTTATGCTCTTGATAATGATAGATTTCTAGTTGTTGAAAACGAATACATAATTCTTTGAAAATGTTATAATAAGGATTGATAGAACAAAAAAATCATCTTTAAGGAGAAGTTATGAAGACTATTTTTGAAAATCAAGAAGTCAAATTGAACCGTAAAAATGGAAGTACGGTCATTGTTAGAAAT from the Streptococcus constellatus subsp. constellatus genome contains:
- the nusG gene encoding transcription termination/antitermination protein NusG, with the translated sequence MDSFDKGWFVLQTYSGYENKVKENLLQRAQTYNMLENILRVEIPTQTVQVEKNGKTKEVEENRFPGYVLVEMVMTDEAWFVVRNTPNVTGFVGSHGNRSKPTPLLEEEIRQILISMGQTVQEFDIHVKVGDTVRIIDGAFADYTGKITEIDNNKVKMIISMFGNDTVAEVNLNQIAEL